The Edaphobacter sp. 12200R-103 genome contains a region encoding:
- a CDS encoding ATP-binding cassette domain-containing protein gives MIVEIQGLRKVYEGKQRVVAVDGIDLSIAEGALYGFLGPNGAGKTTTISICTTRALPTAGQVRIAGIDVVRSPSQARRCIGVVPQYNTLDRACTIYENIHFHCLYFGFSRAEAKTRTEGLLEQFHLTERAEAYPSQLSGGLAQRVQIARAIAHRPKVLFLDEPSAGLDPQSRIAMWEAVRNLRKEGITVVLTTHYMEEADELCDRVAIIDHGRILVEDTPAALKNSVGAQRIYELDIRSLQDLPGLMRILERQPGIASVETTQKGLRLFAEGTEGLLSEVVHAANPYGLRDLTITEPSLETVFIRLTGRELRE, from the coding sequence TTGATCGTTGAGATTCAAGGCTTAAGGAAGGTGTATGAGGGCAAGCAACGGGTCGTTGCCGTCGATGGAATCGATCTGTCGATTGCAGAAGGCGCGCTGTATGGCTTCCTTGGGCCCAATGGAGCGGGAAAGACGACGACCATCAGTATCTGCACCACGCGCGCGCTTCCGACGGCAGGGCAGGTGCGGATTGCGGGTATCGACGTGGTGCGGTCCCCTTCGCAGGCCCGACGGTGCATCGGTGTCGTGCCGCAGTACAACACGCTGGATCGCGCATGCACGATCTACGAGAATATCCACTTTCATTGCCTTTACTTCGGGTTTTCGCGCGCTGAGGCAAAGACGCGTACGGAAGGTCTGCTGGAGCAGTTTCATCTGACCGAGCGCGCCGAGGCCTATCCCTCGCAGCTCTCGGGCGGTCTCGCCCAACGCGTCCAGATTGCCCGCGCCATCGCTCACCGACCCAAGGTGCTCTTTCTGGACGAACCGAGCGCAGGGCTGGACCCGCAGAGCCGTATTGCGATGTGGGAGGCGGTGCGCAACCTGCGCAAAGAGGGAATTACGGTCGTTCTGACGACTCACTATATGGAGGAGGCGGATGAACTCTGCGATCGGGTAGCCATCATCGACCATGGCAGAATCCTGGTGGAGGATACCCCGGCAGCGTTGAAAAACTCTGTGGGTGCTCAGCGCATCTATGAGCTGGATATCCGGAGCCTGCAGGACCTTCCCGGCCTCATGCGGATTCTGGAGAGACAGCCGGGTATCGCCAGCGTGGAGACGACCCAGAAGGGACTGCGGCTCTTTGCGGAAGGGACCGAGGGGCTACTTTCAGAGGTGGTGCATGCTGCCAATCCTTATGGCCTGCGCGATCTGACTATTACTGAGCCGAGTCTTGAGACCGTCTTCATTCGTCTAACCGGGCGGGAGCTTCGCGAGTAA